A part of Bombus huntii isolate Logan2020A chromosome 16, iyBomHunt1.1, whole genome shotgun sequence genomic DNA contains:
- the LOC126874639 gene encoding A-kinase anchor protein 9-like isoform X1 — translation MDEVSDEESFHNDKSMEHRKSDPHEGVSSKDVTQSSVSMSEGEADGDLEGLAGRVVQLEELLQGKEAIVEALNAEIDHLRAEASSPNSSQSQSSSIHSRDVLSLYHIKLQEFEKAVNQRDKLIEDLMWSLQHALSVRDNLASQLNSINAMQIPCKDSDKNKCLEEKIDTLEKTVSDQRSIIQKLNSQVTQNQEYVQTLEMEKETRTAEINDYKLQINNLNEQIRLNAADKNLNIAETLEQQKQYEVRVDKIKQDMQHILKKFTTEMNINTARHQQELKEQATKYEKEVMNIQKEYEEHLKQLKEENKTMADRLNKELPDLETRHAKELSIFQTQLAHYKKTVETLKLELMNRSESQQTAQAELNEQKSKFNEFRVQAEKVTHIQNLDHQKEKEMLHEQIKLHKLQLEEVTSKYIAATAVLESKESIERSLEQALTNAAVLKEENESLKFKLDDLSSRYSTAQSLIENSQSHERTLSNKIYDLEKSLSRLSGINVSTLSELNETTYQTFDEVAIQYQLTKQKLEEKAEFEKLLICKIEGLEEDVRKSKEELEQANLTKKSYEKQLKDMKNVCDKYKSELSSLKKNSLDGQSTLPLAEESKSSSQSMKDTISDLLHKTEEDQQEIKKLKMTLELKETELAESIKKMYDLADMLKKSEEEREQLKTGLATAWAQCAEVEEKLNQTLALSDSKLDVSLSSSYNSALMKQFKLDRIVNNSVDTTHDKSIDINRTLDEKTEDPNISNKTASLQEKLMLVLEENKRLLKEVEHLMSQQADYEEIKNKMDHYINLSENLTIEKEHKNEENKALKKKLENMHSLQDSVNQLTLEKEILRKEIEALIHVHDEQINAIKTETTSEIRKVQSLMLSAKGGTTELNDLKTELEMRHAKEMEELRMYFEQKCLLMEKQYSEEIFSQQSKKMSDNDSEIADITEGLYFGGAGDCLNVSNISEHSSRLGSPIKDEQSKHTSQNFNSYKSELEYEINIKTLQQELQNRIIELQEAKLQCEKSLEEQKNMYERQLYNNKDKERRELLKNMANQHCQTEWDAGALENGELTQLRAAYNHQLEEQIALAKLDIVNALQEQIQALLTVESDVEDNWPAELLELRDKLTGNAKREMQLLKETHTEEMQRLKEEHSRTVARMIDRHQEELNKIKSECVQNYGEKGDLDKGVVTDNQILEERNTLSKTCVTLKTLIEELIKYFSICEEEVNNTFITKVVKSQLSDSVINEKAMQIDKSDGLKFNESRENQETSLLNSSKMKIQRIHFAPKTTEIVSIINSNAETLPTILEEDECITEKLKQELNNCVRRLKSESAEILSTSLSTRERRHSSPLKDTLWLNKMNEELNLKLHHAEALVIGYQEEISHLKMTILDLQRKLINAENKKETITEGYGENYDLGTDITLQDFSQLQEKVRHVLSNGGGDCTELLQLIDEQSRLTEKLMEEAKREKEDLQQQQVPLEPTPTPYIHRVCRRKIEAADKQLKATRRFLDEQASEREAERDEAAKQVYVLQEQLKEREREKERDQRITSEQSTLSPEATSDVPVLQASDIGAVVEVLESQMREMSSLMSDTEARKSETESELKAAIDKIWVLREIITDLEQQLQIKTEKEESLQLQINQLETVIAAQTKNQHELVQELDAVKMGSESKQLNEHIIHLQEELRKHKLSSEQFNVNSAALKQMKTELRDMQNHLTKRIRELESAHMCSSNLSLSQPSEDVSIREQIDASRCPTPDDPTAPPMLPLDQLLKLKEKMLKHARAEEVALKRIKDLELQVTAFKNQNEELQAEQEILQQTTSEQLFQIEAMRGRLEQHKQSAPFAQRQATSRLELQLHEANAKFQSLERTIADKDLELQDMKNQLDRINQLLQEKEAEIANVVQVESATIQKLKEHVEIIEEEKKILQAKVGVQEHAQLELPRLIDSMLADKNEEIDHLKEQLSKKEKQLEIYSSLNLDETQLRELVRQTEAKNSARTLSDILSIHSECEETTEAIRGANTTQNLPNVSAFKVPTSPVPKSIDNSTVPLMDSTKIIQVPLLDLGSQSLSANSSQQSRILDLLHSGQESKSSTSENNNSSDRTDHATQSTKQCTQTQELPQRERADERSDDSSSNRSYVPSMKYTQTSINETLKEVENLEIQLQAVREELDMKSAILTKREDDLIALQKLYDELQMEFKNVVETLSRDKCFYQNQYELSRVSENKIKKDLQEIENILKLSNEEMQDHKNKIQMNEKIIIELNLENNKLKKDIEEKEQELGQTREYTILLQEQAKELQKFRDAILEKDITIETIQTRNIEIENENKQLYEFKTKYQSTKQELLECQNEIQRLTEGLNNRDQVIRRLEEMARRTSFSGTSSPSNEKDQEIHHLQEYLKEKDKVIRQMSDDSKSLHKALEAIQNKMKESGNVVELRKKLKDERKINAELRNMVDNLNKDLSDLKLPAQRLQDDIDIEDMVQRELNLSAHLDRKIMNAIENDDEDKKKTERQTPYQDFQEAKYIELKLKLSQANKINEELKKLKDDLEIETEMLKCQITEYEGRIFQLKSDLTEKSKKIAKLDEELSSEKNLMRKLKIQIEKEHRAMQVGCSELIETLQSKLKNSLDNEVKLKNELSLLQDEHKNLEIQLSLMKDHVQSQKVDDLSKLTDLEAERKKYLSLMESFEKEGRENTELKDTLRKLQMEKNHFEKQLEVEVEKNENLTSNLVLIKGTNDHLQTDLRRTKEELKAKQEEGEWLQKRIKTMSDAETKRQEQKISEHSELKALRREINNARDVIMDLEADMKQSKRELTESLEREMKLAETFKERETDLLKKLSAVKDEEKNSRDVIAELQQEVKACTRRELELTKELKSRFTNENMPTKFMQKINDLSEVNEKYMTEKTVLQEKLIKSREEKEQLNQRIKLLEDQIKRNKGPQVSNAKIPEIEKLQHFYGKFLRAESRRKALTYQKRYLLIVIGSYQLSEENTLCVLAQLTRDQRSYAVVGRNKKSPKVRFRSAVLVLISIHRMKWLIVRWNIGRRIGVKTLLWNMDQSFLPIQKAAINHSPPVRDKTTANGDGGFDTFEQYCQRLKNVQQRLGLAEAGNLQIIPE, via the exons ATGGAtgaagtatccgatgaggaATCTTTCCATAATGACAAATCTATGGAACATAGAAAATCTGAT CCGCATGAAGGAGTTTCTTCAAAAGATGTGACACAAAGCAGTGTCAGTATGAGCGAAGGAGAAGCAGATGGGGATTTAGAAGGTCTTGCAGGAAGGGTGGTTCAATTAGAAGAGTTGTTGCAAGGGAAAGAAGCCATAGTCGAAGCTTTAAATGCGGAAATTGATCACTTGAGAGCAGAGGCCTCATCTCCAAACTCTTCTCAAAGCCAGAGTAGTAGTATACACAGTAGAGATGTCTTGTCTTTGTATCATATAAAA CTACAAGAGTTTGAAAAAGCAGTGAATCAAAGAGATAAGCTAATAGAAGATCTAATGTGGTCTCTGCAGCATGCTCTGTCTGTAAGAGATAATCTTGCTAGTCAATTGAACTCCATAAATGCTATGCAGATACCTTGTAAAGATAGTGATAAGAATAAGTGCTTGGAAGAAAAG ATTGATACTTTAGAAAAGACTGTAAGCGATCAAAGGtcaataatacaaaaattaaatagtcAGGTGACCCAAAATCAAGAATATGTACAGACACTGGAAATGGAGAAAGAAACTCGAACAGCTGAGATTAATGATTATAAGTtgcaaattaataatttgaatGAACAAATCCGTCTAAATGCTGCTGACAAAAATTTAAACATCGCCGAGACTTTAGAGCAACAGAAACAGTATGAAGTGCGTGTAGATAAGATAAAACAAGATATGCaacatatattaaaaaaatttacaacTGAGATGAATATAAATACTGCACGTCATCAACAGGAATTAAAAGAGCAAGCTacaaagtatgagaaagaggTAATGAATATCCAAAAAGAATATGAAGAACATCTAAAGcaattgaaagaagaaaataagacTATGGCTGATCGCTTGAACAAGGAACTACCAGATCTGGAGACTCGACATGCCAAAGAACTCTCCATATTTCAAACGCAGTTGGCTCACTATAAGAAAACTGTGGAAACTCTGAAACTCGAGTTAATGAATCGTTCTGAATCCCAACAAACTGCCCAAGCTGAATTGAACGAACAAAAATCAAAGTTTAATGAGTTTAGAGTGCAGGCAGAAAAAGTTACACATATTCAAAATCTAGATCAtcaaaaggaaaaagagatgTTACACGAACAGATTAAGTTGCATAAACTTCAATTGGAGGAAGTCACTTCAAAGTACATAGCAGCGACTGCGGTTCTGGAATCGAAGGAAAGCATTGAACGTTCCTTGGAACAAGCCTTAACAAATGCTGCTGTGttgaaagaagagaatgaAAGTCTAAAATTTAAACTCGATGATCTGTCGTCGAGATACTCGACAGCGCAATCGTTGATAGAAAATAGTCAGTCTCATGAAAGAACTTTAAGCAACAAAATCTATGATTTAGAGAAATCATTGTCCAGACTTAGTGGTATAAACGTGAGTACTCTAAGCGAACTGAACGAAACTACGTATCAGACTTTTGACGAAGTGGCGATTCAATATCAGTTGACAAAACAAAAGCTTGAGGAAAAAGCAGAATTCGAGAAACTTTTAATTTGTAAGATTGAGGGTCTTGAAGAGGATGTTCGTAAGTCAAAAGAAGAGTTGGAACAAGCAAATCTTACAAAGAAATCATATGAGAAACAGCTTAAGGATATGAAGAATGTATGCGACAAATACAAATCTGAGCTGAGTTCCTTGAAGAAGAACAGTTTGGATGGCCAGAGTACCCTGCCATTAGCAGAAGAAAGCAAATCATCTAGTCAGAGTATGAaagataccatcagtgatcTGCTGCACAAAACTGAAGAGGATCAACAGGAAATCAAGAAGCTTAAGATGACCCTTGAGCTGAAAGAGACAGAACTTGCAGAATccataaaaaaaatgtatgatcTGGCAGACATGTTGAAGAAATCTGAGGAAGAGCGTGAACAGTTGAAGACTGGATTAGCCACAGCATGGGCACAGTGTGCAGAGGTAGAGGAAAAATTGAATCAGACGTTAGCTTTAAGCGATAGTAAACTTGATGTTTCATTGTCATCCAGTTATAACAGTGCCTTAATGAAACAATTTAAGCTGGATAGGATTGTTAATAATTCTGTAGATACAACACACGATAAAAGCATCGATATAAATAGAACTCTTGATGAGAAAACCGAAGATCCTAATATTAGTAACAAAACAGCATCGCTACAAGAAAAATTAATGCTTGTACTGGAAGAAAATAAACGGTTGCTGAAAGAAGTAGAACATTTAATGAGTCAACAGGCAGActatgaagaaataaaaaacaaaatggatcacTACATTAATCTTTCAGAAAACcttaccatagaaaaggaacataagaatgaagaaaataaagcTTTGAAGAAGAAGTTAGAGAATATGCATTCACTACAAGATTCTGTAAATCAATTAACATTAGAGAAGGAGATTTTACGTAAAGAAATTGAAGCACTGATTCATGTTCATGACGAGCAGATAAACGCTATAAAAACCGAAACTACATCTGAAATTAGAAAAGTACAATCATTAATGTTGAGCGCAAAAGGAGGCACAACAGAGTTAAACGATCTCAAAACCGAACTGGAAATGCGACACGCGAAGGAAATGGAAGAACTGCGTATGTATTTCGAACAAAAATGTTTGCTGATGGAAAAACAATATTCCGAGGAAATATTTAGTCAGCAGTCAAAAAAGATGTCAGACAATGATAGTGAAATTGCTGACATAACTGAAGGCTTATATTTCGGAGGTGCTGGCGATTGTTTGAACGTTTCGAATATCTCTGAGCATAGTTCAAGACTTGGTTCTCCAATAAAGGATGAGCAATCTAAGCATACCAGCCAAAATTTTAATAGTTATAAGTCTGAATTAGagtatgaaataaatatcaaaactTTGCAACAAGAATTGCAAAACAGAATAATAGAGTTGCAGGAAGCGAAATTGCAATGTGAGAAATCTTTAGAAGAACAGAAAAATATGTATGAAAGACAACTATACAATAACAAGGACAAAGAAAGACGCGagttattgaaaaatatggcAAATCAG CATTGTCAAACAGAATGGGATGCGGGTGCGTTGGAAAACGGTGAATTAACGCAACTACGAGCGGCCTACAACCATCAATTGGAAGAACAGATCGCACTAGCTAAGTTGGATATTGTCAATGCGCTCCAAGAACAAATTCAG GCACTTTTAACGGTCGAGTCGGATGTAGAAGATAATTGGCCAGCAGAATTGTTGGAATTACGAGACAAACTGACTGGTAATGCAAAGAGGGAGATGCAACTACTTAAAGAAACCCATACTGAGGAAATGCAACGTTTAAAAGAAGAGCATTCTCGAACTGTAGCTAGAATGATCGATCGTCATCAGGAAGaacttaataaaattaagtcaGAATGTGTTCAGAATTATGGTGAAAAAGGAGATCTTGATAAAGGCGTAGTAACAGATAATCAAATTCTTGAAGAAAG GAATACCTTAAGTAAAACGTGTGTAACTCTTAAAACGTTGATTGAAGAACTGATAAAGTACTTTAGTATTTGTGAAGAGGAAGTTAATAATACTTTTATTACCAAAGTTGTTAAGAGTCAATTATCCGATAGCGTCATTAATGAAAAAGCCATGCAAATTGATAAATCTGATGGATTGAAATTCAACGAATCAAGAGAGAACCAAGAGACTAGCTTATTGAACTCTTCCAAAATGAAGATACAAAGGATCCATTTTGCTCCAAAAACTACCGAGATAGTTTCTATAATAAATAGCAATGCTGAAACTTTACCAACTATTCTGGAAGAAGATGAGTGCATAACAGAAAAATTAAAGCAAGAATTGAACAACTGCGTACGCCGCTTGAAATCTGAAAGCGCTGAAATTCTTAGCACTTCTTTATCCACAAGAGAACGGAGACATAGCTCGCCTTTGAAAGATACTCTTTggttaaataaaatgaatgaaGAACTGAATTTGAAACTTCATCATGCTGAAGCTCTAGTCATCGGCTATCAAGAAGAGATCAGTCATCTGAAAATGACTATTTTAGATCTTCAAAGGAAGCTAATTAATGcagagaataaaaaagaaacaatcaCAGAAGGTTATGGGGAAAATTATGACTTAGGTACTGACATTACTTTGCAAGATTTCTCACAATTGCAAGAAAAAG tgAGACATGTATTATCAAATGGAGGAGGAGATTGCACAGAATTGTTGCAACTGATAGATGAACAATCTAGACTGACTGAAAAATTGATGGAAGAGgcaaaaagggaaaaggaagATTTGCAGCAACAG CAGGTGCCTTTAGAACCTACTCCTACCCCATACATTCACAGGGTTTGCCGCCGAaag ATTGAGGCAGCAGATAAGCAATTAAAAGCAACTCGCAGATTTCTGGATGAGCAAGCAAGCGAAAGAGAAGCTGAGAGAGATGAAGCAGCGAAACAAGTATATGTTCTGCAGGAACAGCTTAAAGAACGTGAACGAGAAAAGGAACGAGATCAACGCATAACATCTGAG CAGTCTACACTATCACCCGAAGCAACGTCAGACGTCCCTGTGCTTCAAGCATCTGACATCGGTGCAGTT GTGGAGGTTCTAGAGTCTCAGATGAGAGAGATGTCCTCTCTTATGTCTGACACAGAGGCCAGAAAATCTGAAACCGAGAGTGAACTGAAAGCAGCTATCGACAAGATTTGGGTACTTAGAGAAATCATCACAGACTTGGAACAACAACTACAGATCAAAACCGAGAAGGAAGAATCTCTTCAATTACAAATCAATCAATTAGAAACTGTGATTGCTGCGCAGACTAAGAACCAGCATGAGTTGGTCCAAGAACTGGATGCTGTTAAGATGGGTAGTGAAAGCAAGCAACTAAATGAACATATTATTCACTTACAg GAGGAATTAAGAAAACACAAGTTAAGTTCTGAACAATTCAACGTGAATTCTGCGGCATTGAAGCAAATGAAAACAGAACTTCGCGATATGCAGAATCATTTAACTAAAAGAATTAGAGAACTGGAATCTGCGCACATGTGTAGTTCCAATTTGAGTTTGAGTCAACCAAGCGAAGATGTCTCTATTAGAGAGCAAATAGATGCCTCGCGGTGCCCTACTCCCGATGATCCTACTGCACCTCCAATGTTACCTCTCGACCAGTTACTTAAACTTAAGGAGAAAATGTTGAAACATGCCAGAGCTGAAGAAGTAGCACTAAAAAGAATCAAAGATTTAGAATTGCAAGTTACTGCTTtcaaaaaccagaacgaggaATTGCAAGCAGAGCAGGAAATTCTTCAGCAAACCACTTCTGAGCAATTGTTTCAAATAGAAGCAATGCGTGGTAGATTGGAGCAACACAAGCAAAGCGCTCCATTTGCCCAGAGACAGGCTACATCACGCTTAGAACTACAACTTCATGAAGCTAATGCCAAGTTTCAATCTTTAGAACGAACCATTGCTGACAAAGATTTAGAATTGCAGGACATGAAGAATCAATTGGATAGAATTAATCAATTATTGCAAGAGAAGGAAGCAGAGATTGCAAATGTGGTGCAAGTAGAAAGTGCTACTATTCAAAAGTTGAAAGAGCACGTAGAAATTATTGAAGAGGAGAAAAAGATTCTTCAGGCGAAAGTTGGTGTTCAAGAGCATGCACAGTTAGAATTACCGAGACTAATAGACAGTATGTTAGCAGACAAGAACGAGGAGATAGATCACTTGAAGGAACAATTAtccaaaaaagaaaaacaactTGAGATATATTCTTCACTGAATCTGGACGAAACACAATTAAGAGAGTTGGTACGACAGACAGAGGCAAAGAATAGTGCACGTACATTGAGCGATATTCTATCAATTCACTCGGAATGCGAAGAGACTACGGAAGCCATCAGAGGAGCCAACACGACACAAAACTTACCTAACGTATCTGCTTTCAAAGTTCCTACTTCACCTGTTCCAAAAAGTATAGATAATTCAACTGTACCTTTAATGGACAGCACTAAGATAATTCAGGTTCCTCTTCTAGACCTTGGTTCTCAAAGTCTATCAGCAAATTCCAGTCAACAATCTAGAATCTTAGACTTGCTGCACAGTGGCCAAGAGTCGAAATCTTCCACGTCGGAAAACAATAATTCTAGTGACAGAACTGACCATGCTACACAGTCAACAAAACAGTGTACTCAAACGCAAGAATTACCACAAAGAGAACGTGCTGATGAGAGAAGTGACGACAGTAGTAGTAATAGATCTTATGTTCCTTCAATGAAATACACTCAGACGTCCATCAATGAGACATTGAAAGAGGTGGAGAACTTGGAAATTCAATTACAGGCAGTAAGAGAGGAATTAGATATGAAATCAGCAATTTTGACTAAAAGAGAAGATGATTTAATAGCTCTGCAGAAACTTTACGACGAGTTGCAAAtggaatttaaaaatgttgtGGAGACACTATCCAGAGATAAGTGTTTCTATCAGAATCAATATGAATTGTCACGAGTATcagagaataaaataaaaaaagatcttcaggaaatagaaaatattttaaaactgAGTAATGAAGAAATGCAAGACCACAAAAATAAGATACAAATGaacgaaaaaattataatagaattGAATTTAGagaataataagttaaaaaaGGATATCGAAGAGAAGGAACAAGAATTAGGACAGACACGGGAATATACTATTCTCCTCCAGGAACAGGCAAAGGAGTTACAGAAATTCAGAGATGCAATTCTCGAAAAAGATATTACTATCGAAACTATCCAAACCCGCAATATTGAGatcgaaaatgaaaataaacagTTGTACGAATTCAAAACAAAGTACCAATCTACCAAACAAGAATTATTAGAATGTCAGAATGAAATTCAAAGACTGACCGAAGGTCTAAACAACAGGGATCAGGTCATTAGAAGATTGGAAGAAATGGCCAGACGCACCAGCTTCTCAGGAACATCCTCACCTTCTAACGAAAAGGATCAAGAAATCCATCATCTGCAGGAAtacttaaaagaaaaagataaagtGATTAGACAAATGAGTGACGATAGCAAAAGTCTGCACAAGGCTTTGGAAGCTATACAGAATAAGATGAAGGAATCTGGAAATGTTGTGGAATTGAGAAAGAAGTTGAAGGATGAAAGAAAGATAAATGCTGAACTGAGGAATATGGTGGATAATCTAAACAAAGATCTGTCTGACCTAAAGTTACCTGCAC AACGATTGCAAGATGATATCGACATCGAAGACATGGTGCAAAGAGAGTTAAATTTATCGGCACACTTAGATAGAAAGATTATGAACGCCATAGAAAACGATGACGAGGATAAGAAAAAGACAGAAAGACAAACTCCTTATCAGGATTTCCAAGAAGCAAAATATATAGaactaaaattaaaactgAGTCAAGctaataaaatcaatgaagAATTGAAGAAGCTGAAAGATGATTTGGAGATAGAAACAGAAATGCTCAAGTGCCAGATAACAGAATACGAAGGTCGAATTTTCCAACTAAAGTCAGATTTAACagagaaatcaaagaaaataGCGAAACTAGATGAAGAATTATCTTCAGAGAAGAATTTGATGAGAAAATTAAAGATTCAGATTGAAAAGGAGCATAGGGCAATGCAAGTTGGTTGTTCAGAATTAATAGAGACCCTCCAGAGTAAGTTGAAGAATTCTTTAGACAATGAGGTGAAGCTTAAAAATGAATTGTCCTTGCTACAAGATGAGCATAAGAATTTAGAGATTCAACTGAGTTTGATGAAAGATCATGTACAATCCCAGAAAGTCGATGACTTATCAAAATTAACAGATTTAGAAGCTGAGAGGAAGAAATATCTGTCATTAATGGAAAGCtttgaaaaagaaggaagggAAAACACAGAGCTGAAGGACACTTTGAGGAAATTACAGATGGAGAAGAATCATTTTGAGAAGCAATTAGAAGTGGAAGTGGAGAAAAATGAGAACTTAACAAGTAATCTGGTTTTGATAAAGGGAACTAATGATCACTTGCAAACTGATCTCAGGCGTACCAAAGAAGAACTAAAAGCGAAACAAGAAGAAGGCGAATGGTTACAGAAGAGAATTAAAACCATGTCTGATGCGGAGACTAAGAGACAAGAACAAAAGATCAGTGAACATAGTGAGCTCAAGGCTTTGAGGAGAGAAATCAATAATGCTAGAGATGTGATA ATGGATTTGGAGGCTGACATGAAACAGTCAAAGAGAGAATTAACGGAATCTCTAGAACGGGAGATGAAGCTAGCTGAGACTTTTAAAGAAAGGGAAACTGATCTACTTAAAAAGTTATCGGCCGTCAAAGATGAGGAGAAGAACTCTAGGGATGTGATTGCTGAGTTACAACAAGAAGTAAAAGCATGTACAAGGAGAGAATTGGAGCTCACAAAGGAACTGAAGAGCAGATTTACAAACGAGAATATGCCTACAAAATTCATGCAAAAGATAAAT GATCTCAGTGAagttaatgaaaaatacatgACAGAAAAGACTGTACTTCAAGAGAAGTTGATAAAATCAAGGGAAGAGAAGGAACAATTGAACCAACGAATTAAATTACTCGAAGATCAAATCAAACGAAATAAGGGACCTCAAGTTTCAAATGCTAAAATCCCAGAAATAGAAAAG TTGCAACATTTTTATGGAAAGTTTCTGCGAGCGGAAAGCAGACGCAAGGCTCTAACATATCAGAAACGATATTTGTTAATTGTAATTGGTAGCTATCAATTGTCTGAAGAAAATACTCTATGTGTACTCGCCCAATTGACCAGAGACCAACGATCCTACGCTGTGGTAGGCCGTAACAAGAAATCGCCAAAAGTTCGATTTAGGAGTGCGGTGCTTGTTTTGATTAGTATCCATAGAATGAAGTGGTTAATCGTGAGATGGAATATTGGCAGACGAATTGGTGTGAAAACTCTATTATGGAACATGGATCAGTCTTTTCTACCAATTCAAAAAGCCGCCATAAATCATTCGCCTCCTGTTCGAGATAAGACTACCGCAAA TGGAGATGGTGGTTTTGACACGTTTGAACAGTATTGCCAACGACTGAAGAATGTTCAGCAGAGATTGGGTTTAGCAGAGGCTGGGAATCTTCAGATTATTCCAGaatag